One window from the genome of Garra rufa chromosome 1, GarRuf1.0, whole genome shotgun sequence encodes:
- the grna gene encoding granulin a isoform X1, producing MLKVTLGLALVTLVACSQCPNNEVCEAGQSCCQDPTGDFSCCPFHHGECCEDHLHCCPESMLCSVMDSTCINATHTLPFVERIPAKRTDLPKSFRMIPSLSASEDDITCPDGSFCPAEFSCLLMASSYGCCPVAQGLVCSDGKHCCPKDHECSADSSSCVKLKEPETVLCGDGTSECPVDTTCCESEDGQWGCCPMPKAVCCDDKIHCCPEDSVCDVKASKCMSSTNQELPMWAKFPARLRAEWEDHKPAEIRAEAELTTTRQITTAGIQMTTLTGALPQTSDVPCNDTAACPDGYTCCKSKEGGWACCPLPKAVCCADFTHCCPQGKKCNVALGTCEDPSGSEPWFEKLPVQPISRLNAGVTQVHSNVACDEFSACPDDNTCCKTQEGGWACCPLPQAVCCEDFTHCCPNGKKCNNALGTCEDLSCSGQPWVEHVPVQPISSQNIIDTQTNDVQCNATAACPDGYTCCKNQEGGWACCPLPQAVCCEDFTHCCPHGKKCNIALATCEDPSGSEPWFEKVPVKLIISQNLAVTQVSSLHSNVSCDDTKSCPDDNTCCKTQEGGWACCPLPQAVCCDDFIHCCPQGTTCNVAAGSCDESSGSTPWLEKVPVTPVSSPNVAITQVSPLHSNVSCDDTSSCPDDNTCCKTQEGGWDCCPLPLAVCCDDFIHCCPQGTTCNVAAGSCDESSGSKPWLEKMPVTPVSSPNVAITQDVSCDDTSSCPDDNTCCKTQEGGWACCPLPLAVCCDDFIHCCPQGTTCNVAAGSCDESSGSKPWLEKMPVTPVSSPNVAITQVASLHSDVSCDDTKSCPDDNTCCKTQEGGWACCPLPLAVCCDDFIHCCPQGTTCNVAAGSCDESSGSTPWLEKVPALTKPGQSSPENVNCDSTHACADSNTCCKNIDGAWGCCPLPEAVCCKDKFHCCPHGTSCDFVTLSCKGNTTSVPMTDIIQPPAKEEQRQHEEVKERVGKYNSRVPCDAQTSCPDHTTCCLIAKTSKWGCCPLPNAVCCTDGEHCCPANYKCDVTSVSCIKGDVVIPWYNKISAQSTQAPSLDLGAVKCDEQLSCSADSTCCHLSTGESGCCPHPEAVCCPDQQHCCPTGYRCDLRRRSCIKTTWLHVEIVPLAHIGGQNPQLSVSEKDIQCGGGYSCQDTETCCPTSQTTWGCCPSPKAVCCDDMQHCCPTGYKCGQGGTCTSSAGFDWNNWNNWRVFFSKKKRATAL from the exons aTGTTGAAAGTGACATTAGGCCTCGCTCTGGTGACCCTGGTTGCTTGCTCGCAGTGCCCCAACAATGAAGTCTGTGAGGCAGGCCAGTCATGCTGCCAGGATCCCACTGGAGATTTCAGCTGCTGCCCTTTCCATCAC GGAGAGTGTTGTGAGGACCACCTGCACTGTTGTCCTGAAAGCATGCTGTGCAGTGTTATGGACTCCACGTGTATAAACGCCACACATACACTGCCATTTGTGGAGAGGATACCGGCTAAACGGACAGACCTTCCCAAA TCGTTCAGAATGATTCCCTCATTATCTGCAAGTGAAGACGACATCACCTGTCCAGACGGCTCATTCTGTCCTGCTGAGTTCTCCTGTCTGCTGATGGCTTCATCATATGGGTGCTGTCCTGTAGCACAG GGCCTTGTGTGCTCAGACGGAAAACACTGCTGCCCAAAAGACCATGAATGCAGTGCAGACAGCAGTTCCTGTGTCAAACTAAAAG AACCAGAGACTGTTCTTTGTGGAGATGGGACCTCAGAGTGTCCTGTGGACACCACATGTTGTGAGTCAGAAGACGGTCAGTGGGGGTGCTGCCCCATGCCAAAG GCTGTATGTTGTGATGATAAAATCCACTGTTGTCCAGAGGACAGTGTCTGTGACGTCAAAGCCTCCAAATGCATGTCCTCCACCAATCAGGAGCTGCCTATGTGGGCCAAGTTCCCTGCTCGTCTTCGAGCTGAATGGGAAGATCACAAAC CTGCAGAAATTAGGGCCGAAGCTGAACTCACTACAACCAGACAAATCACTACTGCTGGCATCCAGATGACTACATTGACTGGTGCACTCCCTCAGA CCTCTGATGTTCCCTGCAATGACACTGCGGCCTGTCCAGATGGATACACATGTTGTAAGTCTAAAGAAGGAGGATGGGCCTGCTGTCCTCTGCCAAAG GCCGTGTGCTGCGCAGACTTCACCCACTGCTGTCCTCAAGGTAAGAAATGTAACGTTGCTCTTGGGACGTGTGAGGACCCTTCAGGCTCTGAGCCCTGGTTCGAGAAATTGCCTGTGCAGCCAATCAGCCGTCTGAATGCGGGTGTTACACAAG TGCATTCAAATGTTGCCTGTGATGAGTTTTCGGCCTGTCCAGATGATAACACATGCTGTAAGACTCAAGAAGGAGGATGGGCCTGCTGTCCTCTGCCACAG GCCGTGTGCTGTGAAGACTTTACCCACTGCTGTCCTAATGGTAAGAAATGTAACAATGCTCTTGGGACTTGTGAGGACCTCTCATGTTCTGGTCAGCCCTGGGTGGAACATGTGCCCGTGCAGCCAATCAGCAGTCAGAATATAATTGATACACAAA CCAATGATGTTCAATGCAATGCCACTGCGGCCTGTCCAGATGGATACACATGCTGTAAGAATCAAGAAGGAGGATGGGCCTGCTGTCCTCTGCCACAG GCCGTGTGCTGTGAAGACTTTACCCACTGCTGCCCTCATGGTAAGAAATGTAATATTGCTCTTGCAACGTGTGAGGATCCTTCAGGCTCTGAGCCCTGGTTTGAGAAGGTGCCCGTCAAACTGATCATCAGTCAGAATTTGGCTGTTACACAAG TGTCTTCACTGCATTCAAATGTTTCCTGTGATGACACCAAATCCTGTCCAGATGATAACACATGCTGTAAGACTCAAGAAGGAGGATGGGCCTGCTGTCCTCTGCCACAG GCCGTGTGCTGTGATGACTTCATCCACTGCTGTCCTCAGGGTACGACATGTAACGTTGCTGCTGGGTCTTGTGACGAATCTTCAGGCTCTACGCCTTGGCTGGAGAAGGTGCCCGTCACACCAGTCAGCAGTCCGAATGTGGCTATTACACAAG TGTCTCCGTTGCATTCAAATGTTTCCTGTGATGACACCTCATCCTGTCCAGATGATAACACATGCTGTAAGACTCAAGAAGGAGGATGGGACTGCTGTCCTCTGCCACTG GCCGTGTGCTGTGATGACTTCATCCACTGCTGTCCTCAGGGTACGACATGTAACGTTGCTGCAGGGTCTTGTGACGAATCTTCAGGCTCTAAGCCTTGGCTGGAGAAGATGCCCGTCACACCAGTCAGCAGTCCGAATGTGGCTATTACACAAG ATGTTTCCTGTGATGACACCTCATCCTGTCCAGATGATAACACATGCTGTAAGACTCAAGAAGGAGGATGGGCCTGCTGTCCTCTGCCTCTG GCCGTGTGCTGTGATGACTTCATCCACTGCTGTCCTCAGGGTACGACATGTAACGTTGCTGCAGGGTCTTGTGACGAATCTTCAGGCTCTAAGCCTTGGCTGGAGAAGATGCCCGTCACACCAGTCAGCAGTCCGAATGTGGCTATTACACAAG TGGCTTCGCTGCATTCAGATGTTTCCTGTGATGACACCAAATCCTGTCCAGATGATAACACATGCTGTAAGACTCAAGAAGGAGGATGGGCCTGCTGTCCTCTGCCACTG GCCGTGTGCTGTGATGACTTCATCCACTGCTGTCCTCAGGGTACGACATGTAACGTTGCTGCCGGGTCTTGTGACGAATCTTCAGGCTCTACGCCTTGGCTGGAGAAGGTGCCTGCTCTCACTAAACCAGGTCAAAGTTCACCTGAGAACGTGAACTGCGACTCTACTCACGCTTGTGCTGATTCCAACACTTGCTGTAAGAACATTGATGGAGCCTGGGGCTGCTGTCCTTTGCCTGAG GCTGTGTGTTGTAAGGATAAATTCCACTGCTGTCCACACGGCACCAGTTGTGACTTTGTAACACTCAGCTGCAAAGGCAACACTACATCTGTACCTATGACAGACATAATCCAACCCCCAGCTAAGGAGGAACAGAGACAACATGAGGAAGTGAAAGAGAGAGTGGGAAAGTACAATAGCAGGGTTCCATGTGATGCACAAACTTCCTGTCCTGATCACACTACTTGCTGTCTTATTGCAAAAACCAGCAAATGGGGCTGTTGTCCTCTGCCTAAT GCTGTTTGTTGCACAGATGGGGAACACTGTTGTCCGGCTAACTACAAGTGTGATGTGACCAGTGTGTCTTGCATCAAGGGAGATGTGGTGATCCCCTGGTACAATAAAATCTCCGCTCAAAGCACACAGGCTCCAAGCTTGGATCTCGGCGCTGTTAAGTGCGATGAGCAGTTGAGTTGTTCTGCAGATTCGACCTGCTGCCATCTATCCACAGGAGAATCGGGCTGCTGCCCTCATCCTGAG GCTGTTTGCTGCCCAGACCAGCAGCACTGCTGTCCCACAGGCTACAGGTGTGACCTGCGTAGACGCTCCTGCATAAAAACCACCTGGCTGCATGTGGAAATAGTCCCACTTGCCCACATTGGTGGCCAGAATCCACAGTTGAGCGTCTCAGAAAAGGACATTCAGTGTGGAGGTGGATATAGTTGCCAAGATACTGAGACCTGCTGTCCAACCTCCCAGACCACCTGGGGCTGTTGTCCGTCTCCAAAG GCGGTGTGCTGCGATGATATGCAACACTGCTGCCCTACTGGATACAAATGTGGCCAGGGTGGAACTTGTACTTCATCCGCAGGCTTTGACTGGAACAACTGGAACAACTGGAGGGTGTTCTTCTCCAAAAAGAAACGAGCTACtgctctgtaa
- the grna gene encoding granulin a isoform X2 has product MLKVTLGLALVTLVACSQCPNNEVCEAGQSCCQDPTGDFSCCPFHHGECCEDHLHCCPESMLCSVMDSTCINATHTLPFVERIPAKRTDLPKSFRMIPSLSASEDDITCPDGSFCPAEFSCLLMASSYGCCPVAQGLVCSDGKHCCPKDHECSADSSSCVKLKEPETVLCGDGTSECPVDTTCCESEDGQWGCCPMPKAVCCDDKIHCCPEDSVCDVKASKCMSSTNQELPMWAKFPARLRAEWEDHKPAEIRAEAELTTTRQITTAGIQMTTLTGALPQTSDVPCNDTAACPDGYTCCKSKEGGWACCPLPKAVCCADFTHCCPQGKKCNVALGTCEDPSGSEPWFEKLPVQPISRLNAGVTQVHSNVACDEFSACPDDNTCCKTQEGGWACCPLPQAVCCEDFTHCCPNGKKCNNALGTCEDLSCSGQPWVEHVPVQPISSQNIIDTQTNDVQCNATAACPDGYTCCKNQEGGWACCPLPQAVCCEDFTHCCPHGKKCNIALATCEDPSGSEPWFEKVPVKLIISQNLAVTQVSSLHSNVSCDDTKSCPDDNTCCKTQEGGWACCPLPQAVCCDDFIHCCPQGTTCNVAAGSCDESSGSTPWLEKVPVTPVSSPNVAITQVSPLHSNVSCDDTSSCPDDNTCCKTQEGGWDCCPLPLAVCCDDFIHCCPQGTTCNVAAGSCDESSGSKPWLEKMPVTPVSSPNVAITQDVSCDDTSSCPDDNTCCKTQEGGWACCPLPLAVCCDDFIHCCPQGTTCNVAAGSCDESSGSKPWLEKMPVTPVSSPNVAITQVASLHSDVSCDDTKSCPDDNTCCKTQEGGWACCPLPLAVCCDDFIHCCPQGTTCNVAAGSCDESSGSTPWLEKVPALTKPGQSSPENVNCDSTHACADSNTCCKNIDGAWGCCPLPEAVCCTDGEHCCPANYKCDVTSVSCIKGDVVIPWYNKISAQSTQAPSLDLGAVKCDEQLSCSADSTCCHLSTGESGCCPHPEAVCCPDQQHCCPTGYRCDLRRRSCIKTTWLHVEIVPLAHIGGQNPQLSVSEKDIQCGGGYSCQDTETCCPTSQTTWGCCPSPKAVCCDDMQHCCPTGYKCGQGGTCTSSAGFDWNNWNNWRVFFSKKKRATAL; this is encoded by the exons aTGTTGAAAGTGACATTAGGCCTCGCTCTGGTGACCCTGGTTGCTTGCTCGCAGTGCCCCAACAATGAAGTCTGTGAGGCAGGCCAGTCATGCTGCCAGGATCCCACTGGAGATTTCAGCTGCTGCCCTTTCCATCAC GGAGAGTGTTGTGAGGACCACCTGCACTGTTGTCCTGAAAGCATGCTGTGCAGTGTTATGGACTCCACGTGTATAAACGCCACACATACACTGCCATTTGTGGAGAGGATACCGGCTAAACGGACAGACCTTCCCAAA TCGTTCAGAATGATTCCCTCATTATCTGCAAGTGAAGACGACATCACCTGTCCAGACGGCTCATTCTGTCCTGCTGAGTTCTCCTGTCTGCTGATGGCTTCATCATATGGGTGCTGTCCTGTAGCACAG GGCCTTGTGTGCTCAGACGGAAAACACTGCTGCCCAAAAGACCATGAATGCAGTGCAGACAGCAGTTCCTGTGTCAAACTAAAAG AACCAGAGACTGTTCTTTGTGGAGATGGGACCTCAGAGTGTCCTGTGGACACCACATGTTGTGAGTCAGAAGACGGTCAGTGGGGGTGCTGCCCCATGCCAAAG GCTGTATGTTGTGATGATAAAATCCACTGTTGTCCAGAGGACAGTGTCTGTGACGTCAAAGCCTCCAAATGCATGTCCTCCACCAATCAGGAGCTGCCTATGTGGGCCAAGTTCCCTGCTCGTCTTCGAGCTGAATGGGAAGATCACAAAC CTGCAGAAATTAGGGCCGAAGCTGAACTCACTACAACCAGACAAATCACTACTGCTGGCATCCAGATGACTACATTGACTGGTGCACTCCCTCAGA CCTCTGATGTTCCCTGCAATGACACTGCGGCCTGTCCAGATGGATACACATGTTGTAAGTCTAAAGAAGGAGGATGGGCCTGCTGTCCTCTGCCAAAG GCCGTGTGCTGCGCAGACTTCACCCACTGCTGTCCTCAAGGTAAGAAATGTAACGTTGCTCTTGGGACGTGTGAGGACCCTTCAGGCTCTGAGCCCTGGTTCGAGAAATTGCCTGTGCAGCCAATCAGCCGTCTGAATGCGGGTGTTACACAAG TGCATTCAAATGTTGCCTGTGATGAGTTTTCGGCCTGTCCAGATGATAACACATGCTGTAAGACTCAAGAAGGAGGATGGGCCTGCTGTCCTCTGCCACAG GCCGTGTGCTGTGAAGACTTTACCCACTGCTGTCCTAATGGTAAGAAATGTAACAATGCTCTTGGGACTTGTGAGGACCTCTCATGTTCTGGTCAGCCCTGGGTGGAACATGTGCCCGTGCAGCCAATCAGCAGTCAGAATATAATTGATACACAAA CCAATGATGTTCAATGCAATGCCACTGCGGCCTGTCCAGATGGATACACATGCTGTAAGAATCAAGAAGGAGGATGGGCCTGCTGTCCTCTGCCACAG GCCGTGTGCTGTGAAGACTTTACCCACTGCTGCCCTCATGGTAAGAAATGTAATATTGCTCTTGCAACGTGTGAGGATCCTTCAGGCTCTGAGCCCTGGTTTGAGAAGGTGCCCGTCAAACTGATCATCAGTCAGAATTTGGCTGTTACACAAG TGTCTTCACTGCATTCAAATGTTTCCTGTGATGACACCAAATCCTGTCCAGATGATAACACATGCTGTAAGACTCAAGAAGGAGGATGGGCCTGCTGTCCTCTGCCACAG GCCGTGTGCTGTGATGACTTCATCCACTGCTGTCCTCAGGGTACGACATGTAACGTTGCTGCTGGGTCTTGTGACGAATCTTCAGGCTCTACGCCTTGGCTGGAGAAGGTGCCCGTCACACCAGTCAGCAGTCCGAATGTGGCTATTACACAAG TGTCTCCGTTGCATTCAAATGTTTCCTGTGATGACACCTCATCCTGTCCAGATGATAACACATGCTGTAAGACTCAAGAAGGAGGATGGGACTGCTGTCCTCTGCCACTG GCCGTGTGCTGTGATGACTTCATCCACTGCTGTCCTCAGGGTACGACATGTAACGTTGCTGCAGGGTCTTGTGACGAATCTTCAGGCTCTAAGCCTTGGCTGGAGAAGATGCCCGTCACACCAGTCAGCAGTCCGAATGTGGCTATTACACAAG ATGTTTCCTGTGATGACACCTCATCCTGTCCAGATGATAACACATGCTGTAAGACTCAAGAAGGAGGATGGGCCTGCTGTCCTCTGCCTCTG GCCGTGTGCTGTGATGACTTCATCCACTGCTGTCCTCAGGGTACGACATGTAACGTTGCTGCAGGGTCTTGTGACGAATCTTCAGGCTCTAAGCCTTGGCTGGAGAAGATGCCCGTCACACCAGTCAGCAGTCCGAATGTGGCTATTACACAAG TGGCTTCGCTGCATTCAGATGTTTCCTGTGATGACACCAAATCCTGTCCAGATGATAACACATGCTGTAAGACTCAAGAAGGAGGATGGGCCTGCTGTCCTCTGCCACTG GCCGTGTGCTGTGATGACTTCATCCACTGCTGTCCTCAGGGTACGACATGTAACGTTGCTGCCGGGTCTTGTGACGAATCTTCAGGCTCTACGCCTTGGCTGGAGAAGGTGCCTGCTCTCACTAAACCAGGTCAAAGTTCACCTGAGAACGTGAACTGCGACTCTACTCACGCTTGTGCTGATTCCAACACTTGCTGTAAGAACATTGATGGAGCCTGGGGCTGCTGTCCTTTGCCTGAG GCTGTTTGTTGCACAGATGGGGAACACTGTTGTCCGGCTAACTACAAGTGTGATGTGACCAGTGTGTCTTGCATCAAGGGAGATGTGGTGATCCCCTGGTACAATAAAATCTCCGCTCAAAGCACACAGGCTCCAAGCTTGGATCTCGGCGCTGTTAAGTGCGATGAGCAGTTGAGTTGTTCTGCAGATTCGACCTGCTGCCATCTATCCACAGGAGAATCGGGCTGCTGCCCTCATCCTGAG GCTGTTTGCTGCCCAGACCAGCAGCACTGCTGTCCCACAGGCTACAGGTGTGACCTGCGTAGACGCTCCTGCATAAAAACCACCTGGCTGCATGTGGAAATAGTCCCACTTGCCCACATTGGTGGCCAGAATCCACAGTTGAGCGTCTCAGAAAAGGACATTCAGTGTGGAGGTGGATATAGTTGCCAAGATACTGAGACCTGCTGTCCAACCTCCCAGACCACCTGGGGCTGTTGTCCGTCTCCAAAG GCGGTGTGCTGCGATGATATGCAACACTGCTGCCCTACTGGATACAAATGTGGCCAGGGTGGAACTTGTACTTCATCCGCAGGCTTTGACTGGAACAACTGGAACAACTGGAGGGTGTTCTTCTCCAAAAAGAAACGAGCTACtgctctgtaa